From Proteus vulgaris:
TTTCTACCTTGATTATTGATAATACCGGCAAAGCAACAGGGGATATGAGGGCGGTTGAATATGGCCCTGTTGAATGCGGTGCCGGCCAACTTAATTCTGTGGCTAGCTCAGTATTAGGTTGGGAGAAAGTCAATAATCCCACTCATGCCGTTGTTGGCCGTTATGCTGAATCTGATATCAAAGCAAGGCGACGACGTAAACAAACACTGGCTAAAAATACTGTCAGTGTTGCGGAAGCGATCACCTCTTCACTTTATGAGCTAGAGGGCGTTAACTCACTTTCTTTTCGAGAGAACTACTCTGATGCGGTACTCACTATTGATGGAGTTTCTCTGTTACCTCATAGCATTTACGTTTGTGTGGAAGGGGGCGATAGTAACGAAATTGCTAAATCATTACTTAGAACCAAAACCATTGGATCGGCTTTTAATGGTGAGATCGAAATTGGGGTTGTAGAGCCGGTGAGTGGGCAGGAATATAAAGTGCAATTTTCACGCCCTAAAGAGATCACCATTTTTTGTCGAGTGACAGTTAAAAAATCAGCTGTTGATGCGCAAACTATTATTCCCAGTGCAATAGAACAATGGACGCGCGGAGAGCTAGATGGCGATAACGGTTTGATTGTTGGGCGTGAAGTATCACCTTTTGAGATATCTTCCGCAGTTAATACTGTAGAGCCTCGTTTATTTGTGACTAAAGTTGAATTGTCACTGGACGGGAAAGTGT
This genomic window contains:
- a CDS encoding baseplate J/gp47 family protein, with translation MADYRYINNKGVILPDTATIRDEVESEFRAVFGQSINLSPETPQGALATMEVENRDAMVRNNAELANQINPDIAGGVFLDAIWALMGGQRVNATHSYLSSVEFFGVPGTIIPKNSLASSVAGAIFETVSTLIIDNTGKATGDMRAVEYGPVECGAGQLNSVASSVLGWEKVNNPTHAVVGRYAESDIKARRRRKQTLAKNTVSVAEAITSSLYELEGVNSLSFRENYSDAVLTIDGVSLLPHSIYVCVEGGDSNEIAKSLLRTKTIGSAFNGEIEIGVVEPVSGQEYKVQFSRPKEITIFCRVTVKKSAVDAQTIIPSAIEQWTRGELDGDNGLIVGREVSPFEISSAVNTVEPRLFVTKVELSLDGKVWNVALIPIAINQIARLPKGAVQVVIV